In Cystobacter fuscus DSM 2262, the genomic stretch GGCCACCGACTACCTCTCGGGCATCGCGCTCGAGGCGAGCTGACGCACCGAGGCGCCGTGGCGTCCCCGCCCACGGCGCGCGGCACGTCCGGCGCGGTCGGGTCGGCCAGGGCAACGCGACACCCCGGGAAGAAAGGACACGGAGCACATCCACTCCGCCCCGGTGGTGGTAGTGTGCCGCGCCGAGATCATGACGACCGACAATCATCAGACAGACCCCTCCTCCTCCTCCGCCCCCGAGGCCTCCGTGGAAACGGTGCGCAAGGTGTACGCGAAGGATCTCCGCGAGAAGGACCCCGTCCACACCGTCTTCCGCGTGGCGCAGAAGACCCGCGTCACCGCGCGCAGTGGCAAGGTGTTCCTCTCGCTCGTGCTCACCGACAAGAGCGGTGAGATCGACGCGCGCGTCTTCGACAAGGTCGACGCCCTCGAGCCCACCTTCTCCGCGGGCGACTACGCGCTCGTGCACGGCCACGTCATCGCCTTCCATGGCAAGACGCAGGTCGTCATCGAGGCGCTCGAGAAGCTGGATCCCGAGCCGCTCGATCCCAAGGAGTTCGAGCCCCCGCCGGCGCCCCTCGCCCCGGCCGCCGCCGCCCCCGAGGAGTCCGCCGCGCCCAAGCGCGACGAGGCCCGCAAGGACGAGCCGGCCGCCCGGCGCGAGGAGTCCGCTCCCGCCAAGGGTGGCGAGGGCCCCGGAGGCGCTCGCGCCGTGGGGCAGATCCGCGAGCTCGTCGCCGAGCGCGTGAACGACGCCAACGTGAAGGCACTGCTGCTGGCCTTCCTGGATGACGCACAGGTCGCCGCGGCCCTGCCGCACGCGCCCGCCGCCAAGGGCGTCCACCACTCCTACCGCGGGGGCCTGGCCGATCACCTCCTGTCGGTGCTGCGGCTCGTGCTGCGCGTGGCCGACCACTACCCCATGGCGGATCGCGACCTGCTGCTCGCCGGCGCCCTGCTCCATGACGTGATGCGGGTGGCGGAGACCTCCGCGGGCGGAGAGCCCACCGACGAGGGCCGGCTCGTGGGCCACCTGGTGCTCACGGCGCAGAAGATCCGCGAGAAGGCGCTCGGCATCCCCCACTTCCCGCCCCTGCTCGAGCAGCACCTCACCCACCTCGTCATCGCCCAGTTCGGCCAGGTGGAGAGCGGCTCGCCCCGGGCCCCCGTGACGCTCGAGGCGCAGATCATCCACTCGCTCACCGCGCTCGACGCGCGCATCGCCGCCTGGACGGACGCCATGCAGCGCGACCCCCACGATCGGTGGACCGAGAACCTCCGGCCCTACAACCGCTCGCTCTGGAAGGGTCCGGCGCCTACCTCGCGGGGCCGGGCGCCCGTGGAGGGCGGTGGCCGCCGCAAGAACAAGGAGAAGAAGAACCGGGAGCGGCCGGAGAAGTCCGCGGGCGCACCCTCGGGCGACGGCGCCCCGGTGGAGGCCCGTGCCGAGCGTCCCGAGCGCGCCGAGCGCCCGCCCAAGCCCCCGCGCGAGCCCCGTCCGCCGCGCGAGCCTCGGGAGGCCAAGGAGCCCCGGGAGCCTCGGGAGGCGCGCGAGCCCAAGCCGCCGCGCGAGCCGGTGAACGTGCCCAAGGAGCTGACCTTCAAGCCCTTCAGCGTGCTGACGGCGCCGAAGGCGGAGCCCAAGTCCGAGGACGGCACGGACACGGAAGGTTGACCCATGGCGAAGCGACTGGGTGAACGGCTCGTCGAAGCGGGCCTTGTCACGAGCGAGTCCATCCAGAAGGCGCTGGAGCACCAGAAGATCACCGGCCACCGGCTGGGGGACTGTCTGGTGGAGATCGGCCTGCTCCAGGAATCGGGGTTGCTGCGATTCCTGGCGGCCGAGTTCCAGACCCGCTTCGTCTCCGCGGAGAAGCTGGCCAAGGCGCGCATCGCCACCGAGGTGTTGGACAAGGTGCCGGTGCGGCTGGCGGAGGCGCAGAACGTGCTCCCGCTGGCCATCGATCCGGAGCGCAAGCTCCTGTCGGTGGTGGCGGCCGAGCCGCAGAACAAGAAGTTGATGGACGAGATCGCCCTGGTGACGGGCATGTCCGAGGTCTACGCGTACGTGGGCCTGCGCAGCTCCATCGCCGCGGCCATCCGCAAGCACTACTACGGAGACCCCACGGCCTTCGCGTCGCTGGAGCTGGGCGGCCACATGCGCGCGGACGTCAACGCCATGGCCTCCGCCTTCGAGAGCACCACCGGGACGGCGCCCAAGGCGAGCCTCCAGCTGCGGCTCGACTCGGAGACCCGCCATCGGCTGCAGCGTCCGGGCACGCAGACGCGCGCGGGTACGCGGGGGGATGCGCTCCTGGCCTCGCGCGGCACCGTGTCGGACGGCGACTACATCGAGACGTTGAACATCCTGGTGTCGATGATGGAGCGCGAACACAAGCACCACCGGGGGCACTCGGCGCAGCTCGCGCGCCAGGCGGCGGTGGTGGCGCGGCGCCTGGGCATGGCGCCCAAGGACGTGACGGCGGTGAGCATCGCCGGCCTGCTGCACGACCTGGGCAAGCCCGCCGAGCGCCATTTCTGCCTGGCGAGCAACGCGGTCAATCCCGAGTGGATGGCCGAGGCGAAGCGCTACTGCCGCGTCCCCACCAAGCTCTTCGAGACGGTGAACCTGCCGGTGCAGGTGAACACCATGCTCGCGCAGCTCTACGAGGCCTATGACGGCTCGGGCACGCCCCAGGGCGTCAAGGGCGACGACATCACCCTGGGCGCGCGCATCCTCGCGACGGTGGACAGCTACCTGGAGCTGACGAAGAACCCGGCCAATGCGCTCGGCAAGCTGCACAGCAAGGCCAAGGCGATCGAGCACCTGAAGGAGAACGCCGGGAAGCTGTACGACCCCTTGGTGGCGAACATCGTCACGCAGGTGCAGAGCGGCGAGTTGCTGCGGCAGAGGCTCGTCAACGACGGCCGGCAGATCTTCATCGTGGAGCCCGAGCAGGGCACGCGGACGGGGCTGCTGGAGGCCGTGCAGAAGCAGGGGCTGGTGGCGTATGCGCTGTCGCTGCTGGACGGGGCGTACGACGCGCTGGTGCATCAGGAGTGCGACGTGCTGGTGGTGGGGCTGAAGTTCGGCATCGACGAGGTGGTGGCCCTGTTGCAGGCGGTGCGCGCCTCGGCGGAGCACGCGGGCCTGCCCGTGGTGGTGCTCGGAGATCCGGACCCGGGCCTACGCGAGCGGTTGATGATGTGCGGGGCGACGGCGGTGCTCCCCCCCACGGCGCTGGCCGAGGCGGCCCGGACGCTGAAGACGCTGTACGAGGATCGCATCCGGCACAACGGGCCCGCGCGGGTGGTGCGCGGAGGCATGGACGAGCTGCCCGGACCGGAGCTGTTCAAGTGCCTGGGCGGGGGCAAGAAGTCAGGGCGGCTGCACCTCAAGTACCACGTGCATGAGGGCTTCCTGCACCTGGAGAAGGGCCGGGTCGTCTTCGCCTCCGCGGCGGGACAGACTGGTGAGCCGGCCCTGCAGACGCTGCTGGGCTTCACCCAGGCCGACTTCCGCTACGATCCGGACTCGCTGCTGTTGGACGTGCCCCAGTTGGATCAGGAGCTCGAGTCCCTGGCCCAGCGCATCGTCCCCCGCAGGACCTCGGTGTACGTGCCCACGGTGTGAACAATAAACGCGAATCGCGAAACACAAACAATTCAAAGTGCCCAAAAACATCCGCCGATGGAAGCACCGCTTTCTCGATTGAAGCCGCGTCAGACGTGGAAGCCCAACAGGGCCGCCGCGTGGGCTCTCGTCGTTCTCCTCCCGGCGTGTGCGATGTCACCGGGCAGGAGCGGTTCCTTCCGCTACAGCTTCGACTCGCCCTCGGCGGCCTGTCGGCATAGCCTCTCGGGGTGCGTCGCCCTCTACGGCAAGGAAATCGCTTCGGCGACGGCCGTCCTGAAAGTAGCGCTCGATGTTCCGACGAGAAACGACATCGAGCGCACGTTGTCAGAATGCGCGGACATCGCCCGTTCGGAAGTCCTTCTCCGGCACGAGGGGGACTTCGCCGGTTTGACCCCCACTGCTGACGAGTGCAAGCAATGGGCGAAGAACGCGAGAAGCAAGGGGATGACGTGGGCCATGCAGTTGGGAACGGAGATGCATGAAGAGGCGCTCGAGTGCGTGGAGGAGCGACTGAGCAAACTGCGTCCGGGAGGATTCAGTCTGGAACCACGCTACCGCTACGACTCGCGTCAGGATCGCTGGAAACAGGTGAGCCGCGAGGAGGAGCAGGCCCTGGAAGAGTCGGGCAATTCGGGTGAGCTGAAGGGCTCAGTCAAACCCGATGTCGTGATTCATCAGGGGGATCCGCTCCGTGCGCAGGCCGTCTATGACTTCAAATTCCCATGTATGAATATCGATGAGATACCCAAGTGGCCTCGTTACCCACCAACCCACCCGTACTCGGGACTGGACCAGGGGACCGTGTACGAATGGGCTTTCTCCATCAAGCCCACACGTGTCATGCCGCGCTTGGGAGTCATTCATGAATAGTGAGCCCTGGCCCCATATTCGCATCTATTCAGAGAAGGGACTTCTGGTCCTTCGAGACGGATTCAGCATTACACTCTATACACGGCACCCTCACGCGCAGATAGCGGAAGGGGCCCTGCGCTCGCTCGAACTTTATCTGAACGCGGTGGAGCCCGGTGCGCTTGGCTTGTACGCAGACCTGGACGGGTACTGGCAAAATCTCGATTCCACCGCCTGGAAGCTCATCCGAGATGAGCTTCGACACCCCACCCAAGCCCATATTGAGCTGGCAGATGCATCGGCCGTCCAAGCGCGCTATCGCTTCACCTACCATGGCAGCTCGTTTACTCCCCTCCCCTTCATCAGAGACACTTCGACATGGGTCTCGGCGATGTCTTGCTGGCTGCCCACGGAGTACCTGAAAGAGCGCGGTTTCGCGCAAGTGCGTGAACTCGTGATGGGAATGGCGTCGTGCTTTCCTTTCTGCTCTGGCCATGCAGGCCTCTCCCTTCATGCCCAGAACGACCTCCTGTCTTTGGAGAAGGTGTCCCGCGCGAGAGCGAACCGGTATCCAGGCATGGACATCGCGCTTTCTGCCCTTCCCACCCTGGACATTGGAACGAGGGTCAACGGTGTGCATTGGCTGAACTTCCTGGGCCCTCCCGTGCTGGACGCATTGGGGGGCATCACGGGCCTCCGAGTTCGCTTGCACTCGCCAGACATCACCGTTCAGGAAATGGAGGAGGGGCGGGCCGTCGTCACCCTCGGCGCTCATCCTGACGCCGGAGACCTTGAGGAGGGACGCACGCTCCCCGCCTACCGGGAACTGGCGCGCGTCCTGGAGCCCTTCCTCTATCAACGACGCTATCTGCCGAACGAAGAGGTCCCCGAAGAGCTTCGCCGCTGGGAGCGCCGCTTCCTGGATTGAGCCGGACCACACCCGGAAGCCGACTCGCTGCTGTTGGACGTGCCCCAGTTGGATCAGGAACTCGAGTCCCTGGCCCAGCGCATCGTCCCTCGCAGGACCTCGGTGTTCGTGCCCACGGTGTGAGCGGACAATCTTCCTGGTGGCTCGCGAACACGGCCCGAGCCAGGAGGCTCAGCCCGTCTGGAGGCGGAGTTTCTCGAGGAGGGCCCGTGCCTCGCACAAGTCCGGGGTGTTCAAGCCCTCGGTGAACCCGCTGTAGATGTCCCGCAGCAATTCGCCTGCCTCGACCTGCTGACCGTCTTCGTCGAGCATCCTGCACAGGCCCAACACCGCGCGCAGCTCGAGTGACCAGGCACGCTGATGCCGCGCGAGCCGGATGGCCTGCTGGAAGCTCCCTCGCGCCGCGTCCCGCGATGTCTGGTCCATCCTTCTCAGGACCTCGCCCCGCAGGCGGTGAAGCTCGGGTTCGCACAGATGCTCACCTCGAGTGGTGGCGTTCCGCATCCCCTCGGCCAGCGCCGCGAGCGCTTCCTCGTACTGGCCCGCCAGCATCAACACCTCGCCCAGCATGACGAACATCCCCGTAAGGGCGAGTCCCCCACCAATGTCTCGGAAGAGCTGGATGCCCTGCCGCAACTCGGTGATGCCGGTCCTCGAGTCCCCCCGTCTGGAGTGAGCCCAGGCGCGGTACGTGAATGAGACCGCCTCCCAGAGCCGGAAGCCCTGTTCATTCGAGAGGACGAACAACTCCTGCGCTGTGCGCCAGGTGCTTTCGACGTCTTGCTGGTAGTGGCGCAGCATGAGGCTGGGCCCCATGGCGCTGGCGATGCTGGGCACGTGCCCCAGGGTCCGAGCCAGGGTGAACATCTCCTCCAGCACCCGCTCTCCCTGGTCCCGGTAGCCAAGCATCCACAGGCTCGCCGCCAGGGTGTACTGGCAGTTCATCGTCGGGGAGAGCTGGAATCGTCCGGTGATGAGGCGCTCCTGCTCGAGATCGAAGAGCAACAGGCCCTGTTCACCATGCCAGCGGGCATCGAGGAACTCGCCACGGAACAGATGCGTCTGGCCCATGGCGTAGTGCGCGAGGAGCCTTGGCAATCCCTGCTTCGAGCCCCATGCGAGATCCATGACATGCCGTGCCGTTTCCAACGCGGGCTCCAGCTGGCCCCCGATGAAATGGAACGTCCACAGGCACCACAACGCGGGCAGCAAGCGCTCCTGATCGCCCAGGACATAGCAGAGGTCACGAGCGCGGCAGGACGCCGCTTCCACCACGGGCGAGGCCCAACCATCGATCGCCATCAGCGCCGCCGCGAGCTCCAGTTGGATGGGCAGCTCCAGTTTGAGCCGCTCTGTCTCGTCCGGAATCTGCACCAGCAGCGCGAGCGCACACCGGAGGTGGGCCATGGCCTCTCGGTTGGCCCCACGCACCATGGCACGCTGGCCCGCATTCTCCCATTCGCGGATGGCGTCCCGCGGCAGCTCCGCGCCCTCATAGTGGCTCGCCATGAGTTCCGGCTGGGTATCGGCCACCTCCGGGAACTCGTGCTGAAGCGTCTGGGCGATCTGCTGGTGGTACTGCTTCCGGGTCTTGCGCAACAGCGACTCGTAGGCGGCGTCCCGGATGAGCGCGTGCTTGAAGATGAAGACAGCCTCGGGCAACGCCCCCTGCTGGTACACCAGCTCGCTCTCCAGCAGCTTGGACAGATGCCCCTGGAGCACCTCGTCTTCCTTGCCAGCCACCGCCTTGAGCACCTCGTAGGGGAACTCGCGCCCCAGGGTGGCCGCGAGCTGGGCCACCGGCTTGCTCGGACCCAAGCGGTCGATCCTCGCCATCAGCGAGTCGTGCACGGAGACGGGGATGAGGCCATCGGGAACACGCCCGACCAGCTCATAACGGTTCTCCCGCTCACGCAGCACCCCCGCCTCCAGGATGGCCTTGGTCAGCTCCTCCACGAACAACGGGGTGCCCCCGCTGCGCGCCAGCACCTGACGCTCCAGCTCGGCGGGCAGGGACTTGTTGCCGGTGACGTGGGCCACCATCACGGCCACCTCACCTGGCTTCAGCGGGAGCATCTCCAACGCATGCAGGTACGGCACCGCGGCCCAGTCCACATGGAACCCGGGGCGGGTGGTGAACAGGCACAGCAGGCGTTCCGAGTGCGTCCGGTCGACCAGGAGTTGCGTCAGCTCCAGCGTCGAGGGATCCGCCCAGTGCAGGTCCTCCAGCACGAAGACCAACGGGCGCTGCTCGGCGACTCCGCAGAGCAGCGCGCCCAGGAGTTCCAGGGTGCGATGGCGCTTCTTCTGGGCCGGAATCTCCAGCACCGGATTCGCCGCGAGAGGAATGGAGAGGAGCGAGGCCATCAACCCCAGGGCTTCCGGGGAGCCGAGTCCATACCCGGCGAGGAACTCCCGCAGCCGGGTCAGCTTCTCCGCGGGCGAGGGCAGTCTGCGCAGCTCGAGCTGCCGCTCGAACAGCTCCATCACCGGGTACAGGGCGCTGTTCTGGTAGTAGGGCAGGCAGCGGCACTCGAGCAGGAAGTGCTCACCCTCCGGAAGCCTGCTGCCCAGCATCTTGAGCAGGCGCGACTTGCCGATACCCGGCTCGCCTCGGATGCAGACCACCTGACCGCTTCCAGCGGCGGCGCGAGACCAGTGCCCGACGAGCACCTCCAGTTCGTGCTCGCGGCCGACGAAGGGGGTGAACCCATCCGCGGTGGCCGCGTCCATGCGGCTCCTCGCGCCCGTCTCGTGCAACACCCGGTAGAGCCGGGTCGCGCGAGACAGGCCCTTGAGACCGTGCTCGCCCAGATCCTCCAGGGCGAAGAAGCCACGCACCAGCCGGCTGGTGGCGGCGCTGATGACCAGGGTGTCCGGCTCGGCCTTGGCCTGTACACGCGCCGCCAGATTGGGGGTATCCCCGAGCGCCAACTGTTCGCGGAACTTCCCTCCGCCCACCTCTCCCACCACCACCAGGCCGGTGTGGATGCCAATGCGCACCTGAAGCCGTTGGCCCCGGGCGTCCAGCGCGGCCACCTCCTGGAGGATCTCCAGGCCGGCGCGGACAGCGCGCAGCCCATCGTCCTCGTGGGCCACCGGATAGCCAAAGTAGACGAGCAGTCCATCCCCCAGGTACTGGGCGATGTGGCCGTCGTGGCGGGCAATCACCCGGGCGGCGCACTCCTGGTAGGCGCGCACCACCTCGCGCAGATCCTCGGGATCCAGCCGTTCGGAGAGCGCCGTGGAGCCCACCAGATCACAGAACAGTACGGTGAGTTGCCGGCGCTCCGCCTCGGGAGCGGAAGCCACGAAGGGGGACGACTTCGCGCCGAGCGGAGCGCCACACTGGCCACAGAACCTGGCGTCCAGCTGATTGGGGGCGCCACAGTCCCCACACAGAGCGGCCAGCGGGGTGCCGCACCCCATGCAGAACTTCGCGCCCTCGGGACTCTCCTGATTGCATTGCAAACAGCACATGCGCGCACGTCCCCCAAGCGGCTCGACCCGGACCCCTCTGGCCTGGCGAGGGCCGCCTACACGCGGAAGCCGAACAGCGCCGCCGCGTTGGCCGTCGTCACCTCGGCCACCTGCTCGACGGAGACCCCCTTGAGCTCGGCCACCTTCTTCGCCGTCTCGACCACGTACGAGGGCTCGTTCTTCTAACCCCGGTAGGGCACTGGCGCCAGGTACGGGCTGTCCGTCTCCACCATCAGCCGATCCAACGGCGCGAAGCGCACGGCGTCCTGGAGTGCCTCGGTCTTCTTGTAGGTGACGACGCCCGACAGCGACAGCAGGAAGCCCAGCTCCAGGTAGCGCCGCGCCGCGTCCGTGTCCCCGGTGAAGCAGTGGATGACACCGTGCCGCACGCCCTCCTCCTTGAGGATGGCCTCGCAGTCCTCGTGCGCGTCGCGCACATGCACCACGAGCGGCTTGCCCAGCTCACGCGCCAGGGCGCACTGCCGGCGGAACACCTGGGCCTGCACCTCCCGGGGCGAGTGGTCGTAGTAGTAGTCCAGCCCCGCTTCCCCCACCGCCTTGAGCTCCGGCCGGGCGCAGGTGCGCGCCAGATGCTCGAAGTCCGCCTCGGTGGCCTTCGCCGCGTCGTGCGGGTGGATGCCGAGCGTGGGCGTGAAGAAGTCCGGGTGGGCGGCGGCGATCTCCAGCGCCGCGCCCCAGTCTCCCGGCTCCTGGAACTGGCCGACGATGATGGCATGCACCAGGCCCGCGGCCCGGGCGCGCTCCAGCGCGACGTACACCCGCTCGGCGTCGGAACGATCGAAGTGACAGTGCGAGTCCACGAGCTTCATGGCATCTCCTGGATGAGCTCGGTGAGCTCGGTACGGGCCTCGGCGGAGAACGCGGGCAGTGCCGCGCGAACCCGTGCCCGGCCCTCGGGAACGGCGAGCAACCACAATCCCTCGGCGGCATCGAGCCGGAAGTCCTCGGGTACTCCAGGTTCATCGAGCAGCGAGAGCAGCCACGGCAGGGCGCATGCGTCCCCCAGCCGGCCGAGGCCCCGCGCCGCCGCGCCCCGGCACTTGTCGCGGGGATCCACGACGATGGCGTGCAGCCGCTCCAGGGCGCCCGGGATCTTCACCTCGCCGCACAACTCCACGGCGAGGGCCCGGTCCTGGGCCCAGTTCCACCGCCGCCGCTCGCTGCGCTTGAGCAGCCACGCCGCGCCCTCGGCGTCGCCCAGCCGCGCGAGCACCCCCGCCGCCTGGGTGCGATCGAACGCGGGCAACAGCAGGCGATGGAACACGTCGCGCACCGCGGGCAGGGCGCGCGCGTCGCCCAGCTCGGCGAGTGCCCCGAGCGCACGAAAGCGCAGCAGGTCCTTGTCCAGGGCCTGGAGCAGCACCTCGAGCCCCGCGGGGTGCTGGAGCGAGGCCATGCCGCGCGCGGCCTCGAAGCGGACCTCGAAGGAGGAATCCTCCAGGAAGCGGGCCAGGGAGCCGCGGCAGTCCGCCCGGACGAGGTCGGCCATCCGCCCGGCGGCCTCCAGGCGCACGAGGCTCTCCTCGTCGGAGGCCTGGGCGGCGAGGAAGCCCGGCAGCTCGTCGGCGGGGAGCACCGCGGTGGCCATGCCCACGCCGGTGCGGCGCACCGCCACCTGCTTGTCCGCGAGCAGGCCGGGAAGGACGGAGGCCAGCTCGGGCGCGCGCGAGGGCTCCTCCGCCGCGAGGTGGAAGAGCAGCTCCGCCGCCTCGGCACGCAGGCGCGGATCCCTGTCGTGCTCGAGGGAGAAGAGGGCCCGGTCCCGTTCGGCCCGCCAGTCCATCACGCTCACTTCACCTCGGAGCCCGGCGGCATGTCGCCCGGGTCCAGCAACGACAGGTCCTTGCCCCCGGAGCCCGCGGTGAGAATCATCCCGCGCGACTCGATGCCCCGCAGCATGCGCGGCTTGAGGTTGGCCACCACCACCACCTTGCGGCCCTGGACCTGCTCGGGTTGGAAGGCCTCGGCGATGCCGGAACAAATGGTGCGCGGCTGCCCTTCCCCGAGGTCCACCGTCAGCTTGAGCAGCTTGTCCGCCTTGGGCACGCGCTCGGCGGCCAGGATGTGGCCCACCTTGAGCACCACCTTGGCGAAGTCGGTGATGTCAATCTCCCCGGGCGCGACCTCGGCGGGCTTCGCCTCGGGAGCCTTGACCTCGGCCGGCTTGGGCTCGGCGGCCTTCTTCTCGGCCTTGCCGCCCTTCTTCGTCTCCGGGGCGGGCTCGGCCGGGGCCGGCGCGCCACCGAGGATGGCGTTGACGCGCTCCTCCTCCAGCCGCGGCATGAGCGGCTCGGGGGTGCCCACGGGGCGGGCGCGGTCGAGCAGCGGGTAGCGCGCGGTGGCGAGCACCTCGAAGGTGAGCGGCGGCGCGTTGAGCTGGGCGAAGAGCTTCTCGGCCACGCGCGGAATCACCGGCGTGAGCAGCGCGCCCAGCAGGTAGGCCACCTCGGCGGCGTCGCTCAGGTCGGCGCGAGCGGCCTCGGGGTCCGTCTTCACCTTGACCCAGGGGGCCGCGGTCTGGAGGAAGCCGTTGGCGGACTGGGAGATCTCGGTGATGACGCGGATGGCGTTGCGGTACTCGAGCTTCTCGTAGGCCTCGCGCACCTCGGGGACGCGGGCGAGCGCGGCCTCGACCAGGGCGCGGCCGGGGCCCTCCTTCGTCGCGGGAGCCAGCCGCTTGTCCAGCGCGGCGCCCGCGAGCATGGACAGGCTGCGGTTGGCGAGGTTGCCGATGTTGTTGACCAGCTCTCCGTTCACCCGGAGGCGGAAGTCCTTGAGGCTCAGGTCGAGGTCCTCGACGCCCGGGCCGAGGTTGGCCGCGTAGAAGTAGCGCAGGTAGCTCGGATCCAGGTGCTCCAGGTAGGAGCGCGCGGGGATGAGCGTGCCGCGGCTCTTGGACATCTTCTCGCCGTTCACCGTGAGGTGGCCGTGGGCCTTGATGGCATCGGGCCGCTTGAGCCCGGCCACCTTGAGCACCGCGGGCCAGAAGAGCGCGTGGAAGTAGACGATGTCCTTGCCGATGAAGTGGATGATGCGCGTGTCACTGTCCTCGGACCAGAAGTCCAGGGCGCTCTGGGCCTTGCCCGTGCTCTTGGCCCACTTCTCCGTGGTGGCGATGTACCCGATGGGCGCGTCCAGCCACACGTAGAAGTACTTGTCCGTCTCGCCCGGGATGTTGAAGCCGAAGTAGGGCCCGTCGCGGCTGATGTCCCAGTCGGCCAGGCCCTTCTCGAAGAAGCCCTGGAGCTGGGTGGCGAGACCGGGGTTGATGAAGCCCTCGCGGCGCAGCGTCTGCTGGAGGAAGTCCGCGTGGCGCGACAGCTTGAAGAACAGGTGCGAGGAGTTGCGGCGCACGGGCGGCGTGCCACACAGCGCGCACTTCGGATCGATGAGGTCCGTGGGCGCGTAGGCCTTGCCGCACTTCTCGCAGGCGTCACCGTACTGCTCCGTGGCCTTGCAGTTGGGGCAGGTGCCCTTGATGAAGCGGTCGGGCAGGAAGCGCTTGTCGGTCTCGCAGTAGGCCTGCTCGATGTCGCGCTTCTCGATGTCGCCGTGATCCTTGAGCCTGCCGTAGATGAGCTCGGCGTAGTGCTTGTTCTCCGGCGAGTTCGTCGAGTGGAAGTAGTCGACGCTCACGCCGAAGTCGCGGAAGTCCGCCTGGTGCGCGTCATACCACCGGCCGATGAACTCCTCGGGCTTGAGCCCCTGCTTGGCGGCGTTGATCTCGATGGGGGTGCCGTGGGTGTCGTCCGCGCAGAAGTAGACGACGTCCTTGCCGCAGGAGCGCAGGAAGCGGACATAGATGTCGGTCTGGACGTACTCGACGAGGTGGCCGATGTGGATGGGGCCATTGGCGTACGGCAGCGCGCTGGTGACGAGGATTCTCTGCGCCATGAGTTCTCCTGAAGGGCGGCGGACATTAGCCGCTCGCAGGGTCCGGGTCATCGGGAAGAAGCAGGCGGGCGCCCGGAGTGCATGGGAGCCCG encodes the following:
- a CDS encoding HD domain-containing protein; translated protein: MTTDNHQTDPSSSSAPEASVETVRKVYAKDLREKDPVHTVFRVAQKTRVTARSGKVFLSLVLTDKSGEIDARVFDKVDALEPTFSAGDYALVHGHVIAFHGKTQVVIEALEKLDPEPLDPKEFEPPPAPLAPAAAAPEESAAPKRDEARKDEPAARREESAPAKGGEGPGGARAVGQIRELVAERVNDANVKALLLAFLDDAQVAAALPHAPAAKGVHHSYRGGLADHLLSVLRLVLRVADHYPMADRDLLLAGALLHDVMRVAETSAGGEPTDEGRLVGHLVLTAQKIREKALGIPHFPPLLEQHLTHLVIAQFGQVESGSPRAPVTLEAQIIHSLTALDARIAAWTDAMQRDPHDRWTENLRPYNRSLWKGPAPTSRGRAPVEGGGRRKNKEKKNRERPEKSAGAPSGDGAPVEARAERPERAERPPKPPREPRPPREPREAKEPREPREAREPKPPREPVNVPKELTFKPFSVLTAPKAEPKSEDGTDTEG
- a CDS encoding HEAT repeat domain-containing protein; amino-acid sequence: MMDWRAERDRALFSLEHDRDPRLRAEAAELLFHLAAEEPSRAPELASVLPGLLADKQVAVRRTGVGMATAVLPADELPGFLAAQASDEESLVRLEAAGRMADLVRADCRGSLARFLEDSSFEVRFEAARGMASLQHPAGLEVLLQALDKDLLRFRALGALAELGDARALPAVRDVFHRLLLPAFDRTQAAGVLARLGDAEGAAWLLKRSERRRWNWAQDRALAVELCGEVKIPGALERLHAIVVDPRDKCRGAAARGLGRLGDACALPWLLSLLDEPGVPEDFRLDAAEGLWLLAVPEGRARVRAALPAFSAEARTELTELIQEMP
- a CDS encoding type VI immunity family protein produces the protein MNSEPWPHIRIYSEKGLLVLRDGFSITLYTRHPHAQIAEGALRSLELYLNAVEPGALGLYADLDGYWQNLDSTAWKLIRDELRHPTQAHIELADASAVQARYRFTYHGSSFTPLPFIRDTSTWVSAMSCWLPTEYLKERGFAQVRELVMGMASCFPFCSGHAGLSLHAQNDLLSLEKVSRARANRYPGMDIALSALPTLDIGTRVNGVHWLNFLGPPVLDALGGITGLRVRLHSPDITVQEMEEGRAVVTLGAHPDAGDLEEGRTLPAYRELARVLEPFLYQRRYLPNEEVPEELRRWERRFLD
- a CDS encoding adenylate/guanylate cyclase domain-containing protein, with the translated sequence MCCLQCNQESPEGAKFCMGCGTPLAALCGDCGAPNQLDARFCGQCGAPLGAKSSPFVASAPEAERRQLTVLFCDLVGSTALSERLDPEDLREVVRAYQECAARVIARHDGHIAQYLGDGLLVYFGYPVAHEDDGLRAVRAGLEILQEVAALDARGQRLQVRIGIHTGLVVVGEVGGGKFREQLALGDTPNLAARVQAKAEPDTLVISAATSRLVRGFFALEDLGEHGLKGLSRATRLYRVLHETGARSRMDAATADGFTPFVGREHELEVLVGHWSRAAAGSGQVVCIRGEPGIGKSRLLKMLGSRLPEGEHFLLECRCLPYYQNSALYPVMELFERQLELRRLPSPAEKLTRLREFLAGYGLGSPEALGLMASLLSIPLAANPVLEIPAQKKRHRTLELLGALLCGVAEQRPLVFVLEDLHWADPSTLELTQLLVDRTHSERLLCLFTTRPGFHVDWAAVPYLHALEMLPLKPGEVAVMVAHVTGNKSLPAELERQVLARSGGTPLFVEELTKAILEAGVLRERENRYELVGRVPDGLIPVSVHDSLMARIDRLGPSKPVAQLAATLGREFPYEVLKAVAGKEDEVLQGHLSKLLESELVYQQGALPEAVFIFKHALIRDAAYESLLRKTRKQYHQQIAQTLQHEFPEVADTQPELMASHYEGAELPRDAIREWENAGQRAMVRGANREAMAHLRCALALLVQIPDETERLKLELPIQLELAAALMAIDGWASPVVEAASCRARDLCYVLGDQERLLPALWCLWTFHFIGGQLEPALETARHVMDLAWGSKQGLPRLLAHYAMGQTHLFRGEFLDARWHGEQGLLLFDLEQERLITGRFQLSPTMNCQYTLAASLWMLGYRDQGERVLEEMFTLARTLGHVPSIASAMGPSLMLRHYQQDVESTWRTAQELFVLSNEQGFRLWEAVSFTYRAWAHSRRGDSRTGITELRQGIQLFRDIGGGLALTGMFVMLGEVLMLAGQYEEALAALAEGMRNATTRGEHLCEPELHRLRGEVLRRMDQTSRDAARGSFQQAIRLARHQRAWSLELRAVLGLCRMLDEDGQQVEAGELLRDIYSGFTEGLNTPDLCEARALLEKLRLQTG
- a CDS encoding HD domain-containing phosphohydrolase: MAKRLGERLVEAGLVTSESIQKALEHQKITGHRLGDCLVEIGLLQESGLLRFLAAEFQTRFVSAEKLAKARIATEVLDKVPVRLAEAQNVLPLAIDPERKLLSVVAAEPQNKKLMDEIALVTGMSEVYAYVGLRSSIAAAIRKHYYGDPTAFASLELGGHMRADVNAMASAFESTTGTAPKASLQLRLDSETRHRLQRPGTQTRAGTRGDALLASRGTVSDGDYIETLNILVSMMEREHKHHRGHSAQLARQAAVVARRLGMAPKDVTAVSIAGLLHDLGKPAERHFCLASNAVNPEWMAEAKRYCRVPTKLFETVNLPVQVNTMLAQLYEAYDGSGTPQGVKGDDITLGARILATVDSYLELTKNPANALGKLHSKAKAIEHLKENAGKLYDPLVANIVTQVQSGELLRQRLVNDGRQIFIVEPEQGTRTGLLEAVQKQGLVAYALSLLDGAYDALVHQECDVLVVGLKFGIDEVVALLQAVRASAEHAGLPVVVLGDPDPGLRERLMMCGATAVLPPTALAEAARTLKTLYEDRIRHNGPARVVRGGMDELPGPELFKCLGGGKKSGRLHLKYHVHEGFLHLEKGRVVFASAAGQTGEPALQTLLGFTQADFRYDPDSLLLDVPQLDQELESLAQRIVPRRTSVYVPTV